In a genomic window of Chaetodon trifascialis isolate fChaTrf1 chromosome 8, fChaTrf1.hap1, whole genome shotgun sequence:
- the LOC139335518 gene encoding charged multivesicular body protein 4b → MSLLGKFFGGGGKGGKGPSPQEAIQKLRETEEMLTKKQEFLEKKIEQELQIAKKNGTKNKRAALQALKRKKRYEKQLAQIDGTLSTIEFQREALENANTNTEVLKNMGFAAKAMKSAHENMDIDKVDDLMQDITEQQELAQEISDAISKPVGFGEEFDEDELLAELDELEQEELDKNLLEIGGSENVPLPNVPSTSLPSRPAKKEEDDDDMEDLQRWAMEAM, encoded by the exons ATGTCGTTGTTAGGTAAGTtctttggaggaggaggaaaaggaggaaagggACCGAGCCCACAGGAGGCGATCCAGAAACTCCGAGAGACGGAGGAGATGCTAACGAAGAAACAGGAATTTCTAGAGAAAAAGATCGAGCAGGAACTGCAAATTGCCAAGAAAAAcggcacaaaaaacaaaagag CGGCTCTGCAGgctttgaaaagaaagaagcGGTATGAGAAGCAGCTCGCCCAGATCGACGGCACACTGTCAACCATCGAGTTCCAGAGAGAAGCTCTGGAGAACGCCAACACCAACACTGAAGTGCTCAAGAACATGGGCTTCGCTGCCAAGGCCATGAAGTCTGCCCATGAAAACAT GGACATTGACAAGGTGGACGACCTGATGCAGGACattacagagcagcaggagctggcCCAGGAAATCTCCGATGCTATCTCTAAACCTGTTGGCTTTGGAGAGGAGTTTGATGAG GATGAGCTGCTGGCAGAGCTGGATGAGCTGGaacaggaggagctggacaaAAACCTGCTGGAGATCGGGGGATCGGAGAACGTCCCCCTCCCCAACGTGCCTTCAACTTCACTACCTTCCAGACCTG CCAAGAAAGAGGAGGACGACGACGACATGGAGGACCTGCAGCGCTGGGCGATGGAGGCCATGTGA
- the eif2s2 gene encoding eukaryotic translation initiation factor 2 subunit 2 codes for MSGDEMIFDPNMTKKKKKKKKPFMLDEEADGMGGEEAKEVEVKEAEPEAGDDKELDLDDDDSRKKEPSDDLNDLNFFNQKKKKKKPKKVFDNDVEEGLKELKIEGEQPEVLEEDNLDLMLPTKKKKSKKVDFDEGETLEKDDALEDDEGKNNDGISFSSSTGPAWAGSERDYTYDELLNRVFNIMREKNPDMVAGEKRKFVMKPPQVVRVGTKKTSFVNFTDICKLLHRQPKHLLAFLLAELGTSGSIDGNNQLVIKGRFQQKQIENVLRRYIKEYVTCHTCRSPETILQKDTRLYFLQCETCHSRCSVASIKTGFQAVTGKRAQLRAKAN; via the exons ATGTCAGGGGACGAG aTGATTTTTGATCCCAACAtgaccaagaagaagaagaagaagaagaagccctTCATGTTGGATGAGGAGGCAGACGGGATGGGAGGAGAAGAGGCTaaagaggtggaggtgaaggaggCAGAACCAGAGGCCGGAGACGACAAGGAGCTGGACCTagatgatgatgacagcagGAAGAAAG AGCCGTCGGATGATTTGAACGACCTGAACTTCTTCAaccagaagaaaaagaagaagaaacccaAGAAAGTGTTTGATAATGATGTGGAGGAGGGATTAAAG GAGCTGAAAATTGAAGGAGAGCAGCCAGAGGTGCTGGAGGAAGATAACCTGGACCTGATGCTCCCCACCAAAAAGAAGAAGTCAAAGAAAGTGGACTTTGATGAGGGAGAGACACTGGAGAAGGACGACG CgctggaggatgatgaggggaAGAACAACGATGGAATATCATTCAGCTCCTCCACAGGACCGGCCTGGGCTGGCTCTGAAAGAGACTACACTTATGATGAG CTCCTGAATCGAGTCTTCAACATCATGCGAGAGAAGAACCCGGACATGGTGGCCGGAGAGAAGAGGAAGTTCGTGATGAAGCCTCCTCAGGTGGTCCGAGTGGGAACCAAGAAAACCTCCTTCGTCAACTTCACAGACATCTGCAAACT GTTGCATCGTCAGCCTAAACATCTTCTCGCTTTCCTGCTGGCTGAGCTGGGAACAAG TGGTTCTATAGATGGAAATAACCAGCTTGTGATCAAAGGCAGATTTCAGCAGAAACAGATAGAAAATGTGTTGAGAAGATATATCA AGGAATATGTGACGTGTCACACTTGCCGCTCCCCAGAGACCATCCTGCAGAAGGACACTCGCCTCTATTTCTTGCAGTGTGAAACGTGCCACTCCCGCTGCTCTGTCGCCAGCATCAAGACCGGCTTCCAGGCTGTGACGGGCAAGAGGGCGCAGCTCCGCGCCAAAGCCAACTAA